From the genome of Vibrio gangliei, one region includes:
- a CDS encoding NCS2 family permease, which produces MENSNSETLTPESSQPTGLLERFFKLKEHGTTVKSEIIGGITTFATMAYIIFVNPSIMATSGMDAGALFVATCVGAAIGTLLMAFYANWPVGLAPGMGLNAFFAFTVVGEMGYTWEVALGAVFISSVLFVAMSYSSFREWIIDSIPHSLRYSMTAGVGLFLGLIGLKTAGIVVESPATLVSLGDFTQPSAVLAAVCFLIISVLSERNVFGAVLIGIFSVTLIGFFMGIVEYHGIFDTPPSLAPTFMAMDISGALEVSMISVILAFLFVNMFDTAGTLMGVAQRAHLVDEQTGKIKDLRKALKADSIASVAGACVGCPPVTSYVESAAGVAAGARTGLSSVVVGLLFIAAIFVSPLAGMIPGYATAGALIYVAFVMMSSMQHIKWNDFTDAAPAAITALMMPLTFSIANGIALGFITYTVLKVATGKSKEVSICMYVLTAIFIAKLVFMTGH; this is translated from the coding sequence GTGGAAAATTCAAACAGCGAAACCTTAACGCCAGAATCAAGCCAACCAACGGGTTTGCTCGAACGTTTCTTCAAACTGAAAGAACATGGCACCACAGTTAAATCTGAAATCATTGGCGGTATCACCACTTTTGCCACCATGGCTTACATTATCTTCGTAAACCCATCAATCATGGCCACTTCCGGTATGGATGCGGGGGCATTATTCGTTGCGACTTGTGTCGGCGCGGCCATCGGCACGTTATTAATGGCCTTTTATGCTAATTGGCCGGTCGGACTGGCACCGGGCATGGGCTTAAATGCTTTCTTCGCTTTTACTGTTGTCGGTGAAATGGGCTACACCTGGGAAGTCGCCTTAGGCGCAGTATTCATTTCAAGTGTGCTGTTTGTCGCCATGAGTTACAGCAGTTTTCGTGAATGGATCATTGACAGTATCCCGCATAGTTTACGTTATTCGATGACTGCTGGTGTGGGCTTGTTTTTGGGCTTAATCGGCTTAAAAACAGCAGGCATTGTAGTAGAAAGCCCAGCGACGTTAGTTTCGCTTGGTGATTTCACTCAGCCGAGTGCCGTACTCGCCGCGGTCTGTTTTTTGATCATTAGCGTGCTGAGTGAACGTAACGTATTTGGTGCAGTATTGATTGGTATTTTCTCTGTCACGTTAATTGGCTTTTTCATGGGCATTGTCGAGTATCACGGCATTTTTGATACTCCTCCTAGCCTAGCACCAACCTTTATGGCAATGGACATTAGTGGTGCGCTAGAAGTCTCTATGATCAGCGTGATTTTGGCTTTCTTGTTCGTCAATATGTTCGACACAGCGGGTACTTTGATGGGTGTCGCGCAACGAGCGCACTTGGTCGATGAACAAACGGGCAAAATTAAAGACCTACGTAAAGCATTAAAAGCAGACAGTATCGCCAGCGTAGCCGGTGCGTGTGTAGGCTGCCCTCCTGTAACGAGCTACGTTGAAAGTGCCGCGGGGGTCGCAGCCGGCGCTCGAACTGGCTTATCTTCGGTTGTGGTTGGCTTATTATTTATTGCTGCGATTTTTGTTTCGCCGCTAGCAGGCATGATCCCTGGTTATGCTACCGCGGGCGCTTTAATTTATGTTGCGTTCGTAATGATGAGCAGTATGCAGCACATTAAGTGGAATGACTTTACCGATGCCGCTCCTGCTGCCATTACCGCGCTCATGATGCCGCTGACCTTTTCTATCGCCAATGGTATCGCACTCGGTTTCATCACTTACACTGTGCTGAAAGTGGCAACGGGAAAGAGCAAAGAAGTCTCGATTTGTATGTACGTACTCACCGCTATTTTTATCGCTAAATTGGTCTTTATGACTGGGCATTAA
- the uraH gene encoding hydroxyisourate hydrolase, translated as MGKLTTHVLDTASGVPGSDIKVELFRITEQGAQKIKTVMTNFDGRTDSPLLEGAEFETGKYELIFHTAAYFQQRGVTLDEVPFLDDISIRFGINDQSSHYHVPLLCSPYSFSTYRGS; from the coding sequence ATGGGAAAACTTACAACACACGTTTTAGATACCGCCAGTGGTGTGCCAGGCAGTGACATTAAAGTTGAGCTTTTTCGTATTACTGAGCAAGGGGCGCAAAAGATCAAAACCGTCATGACGAACTTTGATGGCCGTACCGATTCACCGCTATTAGAGGGAGCAGAATTTGAAACGGGTAAATATGAATTGATTTTTCACACAGCGGCCTACTTTCAGCAACGTGGTGTCACGCTCGACGAAGTCCCATTTTTAGATGACATTTCAATTCGTTTTGGTATTAACGATCAAAGCAGCCACTATCATGTGCCACTACTTTGCTCACCTTATAGCTTCTCAACCTATCGCGGTAGCTAA
- the puuE gene encoding allantoinase PuuE, with product MSSDYPRNLIGYGKELPHAQWPNDARVAVSFVLNYEEGGERCTLHGDKESEAFLSEIIGAQPFPNARHISMESIYEYGSRAGVWRILKLFEQFNYPLTAFVVGMAAERHPDVIKEMVKAGHEICSHGYRWLDYHNIDIDTEREHMQKAIDVIKDITGERPYGWYTGRNGVNTRKLVAEEGGFLYDSDAYDDDLPYWHTEGPKPQLVIPYTLDTNDMRFATNQGFHTGEQFFQYLKDAFDTLYEEGAETPKMMSVGLHCRLIGRPARIQGLKRFMEYVKQHDKVWVCRRIDIAKHWHECHPHPDMLK from the coding sequence ATGAGCAGTGATTATCCACGTAACCTAATTGGTTATGGAAAAGAACTACCTCACGCACAATGGCCAAACGATGCCAGAGTTGCCGTTTCATTTGTATTGAATTACGAAGAGGGCGGTGAGCGTTGTACGTTACACGGTGATAAAGAATCTGAAGCGTTTTTGTCTGAAATTATTGGTGCGCAACCTTTCCCTAATGCTCGACACATCAGCATGGAATCCATCTACGAATACGGTAGTCGTGCTGGCGTATGGCGTATTCTGAAACTTTTCGAGCAATTCAATTATCCGTTGACCGCTTTCGTGGTCGGTATGGCGGCAGAACGCCACCCTGACGTTATAAAGGAAATGGTGAAAGCGGGCCATGAGATCTGTAGCCATGGTTATCGTTGGTTGGATTATCACAATATCGATATTGATACCGAACGTGAACACATGCAAAAAGCGATTGATGTGATTAAAGACATCACAGGTGAGCGCCCTTACGGTTGGTACACAGGCCGCAATGGTGTGAATACGCGTAAATTAGTCGCAGAAGAAGGTGGCTTTTTATATGACTCAGATGCCTACGATGACGACTTACCCTATTGGCATACCGAAGGACCGAAGCCTCAACTTGTTATTCCCTATACGCTCGATACCAATGATATGCGCTTTGCAACTAACCAAGGCTTTCATACCGGTGAGCAATTCTTCCAATATTTGAAAGATGCATTTGATACTTTGTATGAAGAAGGGGCAGAAACGCCAAAAATGATGTCGGTGGGTTTGCACTGTCGTTTGATTGGTCGCCCAGCACGTATTCAAGGTTTGAAGCGCTTTATGGAATATGTCAAACAGCACGACAAAGTATGGGTGTGCCGTCGTATTGATATTGCGAAACATTGGCATGAATGTCATCCACATCCAGACATGCTCAAGTAA
- the uraD gene encoding 2-oxo-4-hydroxy-4-carboxy-5-ureidoimidazoline decarboxylase — MALFKTCKPSQMTKAEFVETFADIYEHSPWVAERTFDKGLNETSDDIENLHAAMAKTMLDASPQEQLDLINAHPDLAGKAAINGELTAASTSEQAGAGISQCTPEEFAQFTDFNERYKARFQFPFIMAVKGANRHQILASFAERIHNDKETEFATAIAQINKIALFRLQDM, encoded by the coding sequence GTGGCACTATTTAAGACATGTAAACCAAGCCAAATGACCAAAGCTGAGTTTGTAGAAACCTTCGCAGATATCTACGAACACAGCCCTTGGGTAGCCGAGCGTACATTTGATAAGGGGTTAAATGAGACCTCGGATGATATTGAAAATTTACACGCGGCAATGGCCAAAACCATGTTAGATGCTTCGCCACAAGAGCAATTAGACTTGATCAACGCTCACCCGGATTTAGCTGGCAAAGCCGCAATTAATGGTGAATTGACTGCTGCTTCAACCTCCGAGCAAGCTGGCGCAGGTATTAGCCAATGTACGCCAGAAGAATTTGCACAATTTACCGATTTTAATGAGCGATACAAAGCTCGTTTTCAGTTCCCTTTTATCATGGCGGTAAAAGGGGCGAACCGTCACCAAATCTTGGCCTCGTTTGCCGAGAGAATTCACAACGATAAAGAAACCGAGTTTGCGACAGCAATCGCTCAGATCAATAAGATCGCTCTGTTTCGCCTGCAAGACATGTAA
- a CDS encoding ureidoglycolate lyase has protein sequence MTVDTIISLEVEPLTKEAFKPFGDVIDKEVSDYFMINNGSTRRYHRMADVDVADNGGEPIISIFQATPLTYPLHIQMMERHPLGSQAFIPLLGHPYLIVVAEKGEDLQPEALRAFLSNGRQGVNYHKGVWHHPVLALEADDQFLIVDRAGEGNNCDEVYFEPSTKVILSLDNLPKVK, from the coding sequence ATGACTGTAGACACCATTATTTCACTTGAAGTCGAACCATTAACTAAAGAGGCCTTTAAGCCATTTGGTGATGTGATTGATAAAGAAGTCAGTGACTATTTTATGATTAACAACGGCTCGACTCGACGCTATCACCGTATGGCAGATGTGGATGTGGCAGACAACGGTGGTGAACCCATCATCAGTATTTTCCAGGCTACCCCTTTAACGTACCCGTTGCATATTCAAATGATGGAGCGTCATCCTTTAGGCTCGCAAGCCTTTATTCCTCTTCTTGGTCACCCATACTTAATCGTGGTGGCAGAGAAAGGTGAAGATTTGCAACCCGAGGCATTACGCGCGTTTTTGAGCAACGGGCGTCAAGGTGTCAATTATCACAAAGGGGTTTGGCACCATCCAGTATTGGCCCTTGAAGCCGATGATCAATTCTTAATTGTTGATCGTGCCGGAGAGGGCAATAACTGTGATGAAGTGTATTTTGAACCATCAACTAAAGTCATCTTGTCACTAGATAACTTACCTAAAGTTAAGTAA
- a CDS encoding urate hydroxylase PuuD, with translation MDPHITEWLNLAIRWVHMIVGIAWIGASFYFVWLENNLNRVNPKTGLSGDLWAIHGGGIYHLEKYKLAPPKMPDNLHWFKWEAYFTWITGVLLLAVVYYLNANIYLIAPGSGLSVGAAIGIGVGSLVSGWVIYTLLCDSPLGKKPMLLGIVLFFCLVGAAYGLSQVFSGRGAYIHVGAIIGTIMVGNVFFIIMPAQRNLVKAIEEGTEPDPALPAKGLLRSRHNNYLTLPVLFIMISNHFPSTYGSEYNWLILACLAVFSILVRHYFNTRHGSQKFAWAVPVAVLGMISLAFVTSNKMPSLSQPDAPVAQQQAPTVDDNASSATSENAQATEPATESSAGEASVFAQVQLVIKERCVECHSATPTSNMFATAPAGVMLDTPEEIQTNAPRIQSQVQTRVMPLGNLTKMTDEERELVVDWVNDGAKI, from the coding sequence ATGGATCCGCATATTACCGAATGGCTCAACCTTGCAATTCGTTGGGTACACATGATCGTGGGTATCGCGTGGATTGGTGCGTCGTTCTACTTCGTTTGGCTTGAAAATAACTTAAACCGTGTGAACCCTAAAACCGGTTTATCAGGCGATTTATGGGCGATTCACGGTGGTGGTATTTACCATCTAGAAAAATACAAACTTGCGCCACCAAAAATGCCAGACAACCTACATTGGTTTAAATGGGAAGCGTATTTCACTTGGATCACCGGTGTGCTGCTATTGGCGGTGGTGTACTACCTCAATGCGAATATCTATCTGATTGCTCCTGGCTCAGGTTTAAGTGTGGGTGCTGCGATTGGTATTGGTGTGGGTTCATTGGTATCTGGTTGGGTTATTTACACATTATTGTGTGATTCGCCATTGGGTAAGAAACCAATGCTATTGGGTATTGTGCTGTTCTTCTGTTTAGTAGGTGCCGCGTACGGGCTAAGCCAAGTATTCAGTGGACGTGGTGCCTACATTCACGTTGGTGCAATTATTGGTACCATCATGGTGGGTAACGTATTCTTCATCATCATGCCTGCGCAGCGTAACTTAGTGAAAGCAATTGAAGAGGGGACTGAACCTGATCCTGCACTGCCAGCGAAAGGTCTATTGCGCTCTCGTCACAATAACTACTTAACATTGCCAGTGCTGTTCATCATGATTAGTAACCACTTCCCAAGCACGTATGGCTCGGAATACAACTGGTTAATTTTGGCGTGTTTAGCGGTATTCAGTATTTTGGTTCGTCATTACTTTAATACGCGTCATGGCAGCCAAAAATTTGCATGGGCGGTGCCTGTGGCGGTATTGGGTATGATAAGTCTTGCGTTTGTGACATCGAATAAAATGCCGAGCTTATCTCAACCTGATGCGCCTGTCGCTCAACAACAAGCACCAACAGTCGATGACAATGCCTCTTCCGCAACCAGTGAGAATGCACAAGCAACCGAGCCGGCAACTGAGTCCAGCGCGGGTGAAGCCTCAGTGTTTGCTCAAGTGCAACTTGTGATCAAGGAGCGTTGTGTGGAATGTCACTCAGCAACGCCAACCAGCAATATGTTTGCGACAGCGCCCGCCGGTGTGATGTTGGATACGCCGGAAGAAATCCAAACTAATGCACCACGTATTCAATCTCAAGTTCAAACGCGTGTTATGCCATTAGGTAACTTAACCAAGATGACAGATGAAGAGCGTGAATTGGTCGTAGATTGGGTGAATGACGGCGCGAAAATCTAA
- a CDS encoding zinc-ribbon domain-containing protein — protein sequence MYGKTSIKLLSIFIPNKLDADYSDENTRPPNEVKHSDKTLRIWCCNKGHKWKETVNSRVARLKDETYGADCLYCKHCAVYGSLYLGENRPDLLELWDYSKNTIDPMTLIVMDTDVHL from the coding sequence ATGTACGGAAAAACATCTATTAAACTGTTATCCATTTTTATTCCCAATAAACTAGATGCTGATTATAGTGATGAGAATACCAGACCACCGAATGAAGTGAAACATAGTGACAAAACTTTACGTATTTGGTGCTGCAATAAAGGCCATAAATGGAAGGAAACCGTTAACTCTCGAGTGGCTCGCCTAAAAGATGAAACATACGGAGCTGATTGCCTTTACTGCAAGCACTGTGCTGTATATGGAAGCCTGTATTTAGGCGAAAATCGTCCTGATTTGTTAGAACTATGGGATTATTCTAAAAATACTATCGACCCGATGACATTGATAGTGATGGATACTGATGTTCATCTCTAG